From a single Prionailurus bengalensis isolate Pbe53 chromosome A1, Fcat_Pben_1.1_paternal_pri, whole genome shotgun sequence genomic region:
- the LOC122469317 gene encoding olfactory receptor 2T29-like, protein MENNTWVNNHTGQSDFDLVGLFSQSKHPALLCVVILVDFLMALSGNIILILLIYFDAHLHNPMYFFITQLSLMDVMYISVTVPKMLMDQVMGVNKISAPECGMQMFLYLTLGGSEFFLLAAMAYDRYVAICHPLRYPILMNNRVCLLLVSSSWFLGSVDGFMITPITMTFPFCGSREIYHFFCEVPAVMKLSCSDTSLYETFMYLCCVISLLFPVTVISSSYSFILFTIHRMKSAEGQKKAFATCSSHMTVVVLFYGAAVYTYMLPNTYHTPEKDMIVSVFYTILTPVLNPLIYSLRNKDVTRALKKMLNVKSVSQESIK, encoded by the coding sequence ATGGAGAACAACACTTGGGTGAACAACCATACTGGACAATCAGATTTTGACCTAGTGGGACTCTTCAGTCAATCCAAGCACCCAGCTCTCCTTTGTGTGGTCATTTTAGTGGATTTCCTGATGGCTTTGTCTGGAAACATCATCCTGATCCTTCTGATATACTTTGATGCTCACCTTCATAatcccatgtacttttttatcACCCAGTTGTCTCTCATGGATGTGATGTACATTTCTGTCACTGTGCCCAAGATGCTCATGGACCAGGTCATGGGTGTGAATAAGATCTCAGCCCCCGAATGTGGGATGCAGATGTTTCTCTATTTGACACTAGGAGGTTCAGAATTTTTCCTTCTAGCAGctatggcctatgaccgctatgtggctATCTGCCATCCACTCCGTTATCCTATCCTCATGAACAATAGGGTGTGTCTCCTCCTGGTGTCTTCTTCCTGGTTTCTGGGATCTGTGGATGGATTTATGATAACCCCCATCACCATGACCTTCCCCTTCTGCGGATCTCGGGAGATCTATCATTTCTTCTGTGAAGTTCCTGCTGTAATGAAACTTTCCTGCTCAGACACTTCCCTCTATGAGACATTCATGTACCTCTGTTGTGTCATCTCACTCCTCTTCCCTGTGACAGTCATTTCAAGCTCCTATTCTTTCATCCTCTTCACCATCCACAGGATGAAGTCAGCAGAGGGACAGAAGAAGGCCTTTGCCACTTGTTCTTCCCACATGACCGTGGTCGTCCTCTTCTATGGGGCTGCTGTCTACACCTACATGCTCCCCAACACCTACCACACCCCTGAGAAGGACATGATTGTATCTGTCTTTTACACCATACTCACTCCTGTTCTGAACCCTTTAATTTATAGTCTTAGGAATAAGGATGTTACAAGGgctctaaaaaaaatgttgaatgttAAGTCTGTCTCTCAGGAAAgtataaaatag